In Drosophila santomea strain STO CAGO 1482 chromosome 3L, Prin_Dsan_1.1, whole genome shotgun sequence, a single window of DNA contains:
- the LOC120449725 gene encoding glycine-rich cell wall structural protein 1.8 → MPSYCLIIALCLLALVAAKTSDGDRDQWVWRSYNRRERSFRDIDRSSPIRNSYDEKLRREPTTRRPFPGEPENDEIEDYADVEPTRSSDTPNVGTRQYNPYGGQTNAGQFGGLGGYSGNPGVLVGPGGPTGIIGRPQLYPNPYQPGYGGFSGAQNGIGGYPGGYGGVGQGLPGAGFPGANVGGGFNNFPTNGLGLNQFPSNGQYPYGSYPGGDFGGNQFSGAGAQFPGLGQYPANQQFGGPQYTEGYGLAGGLGLGQLGVGNGGLGYGGSYPPLGGGGIGYDEKSPAVAEGKNAKSVAASPRKVNDKLSKKV, encoded by the coding sequence ATGCCAAGCTATTGCCTCATCATCGCCCTTTGCCTTCTTGCATTAGTGGCGGCCAAGACTTCGGATGGAGATCGAGATCAGTGGGTCTGGAGATCCTACAATCGGAGGGAGCGCTCTTTTCGGGACATCGATCGCAGTTCGCCCATAAGGAACTCGTACGACGAAAAGCTGAGGCGGGAGCCCACCACTCGCAGACCTTTTCCTGGCGAACCGGAGAACGATGAGATTGAGGATTACGCCGATGTGGAGCCCACCAGGTCATCGGACACTCCCAACGTAGGCACCCGTCAGTATAATCCATATGGCGGTCAGACCAATGCCGGACAGTTCGGAGGACTTGGAGGATATAGCGGAAACCCCGGTGTGCTGGTGGGACCTGGAGGACCCACTGGAATCATAGGGAGACCGCAGCTGTACCCTAATCCTTATCAGCCCGGCTACGGCGGATTCTCTGGCGCTCAGAACGGCATTGGCGGATATCCAGGCGGATACGGAGGAGTAGGACAGGGACTTCCCGGAGCTGGATTCCCCGGCGCCAACGTGGGCGGTGGTTTTAACAACTTCCCTACCAATGGACTTGGTCTTAACCAATTTCCTAGCAATGGACAATACCCCTACGGATCCTATCCGGGCGGCGACTTCGGTGGAAACCAGTTCTCTGGCGCAGGTGCGCAGTTCCCAGGATTGGGACAGTACCCCGCCAACCAACAGTTTGGCGGACCTCAGTACACCGAGGGCTACGGTCTGGCAGGAGGATTGGGTCTAGGTCAACTGGGAGTTGGCAACGGTGGACTCGGATACGGCGGCAGTTATCCACCTCTAGGAGGCGGAGGCATCGGCTACGACGAGAAATCGCCAGCTGTGGCTGAGGGTAAAAACGCCAAGAGTGTGGCAGCGTCACCCAGAAAAGTGAATGATAAGCTCAGTAAGAAGGTCTAA
- the LOC120449730 gene encoding lysozyme S codes for MKAFFALVLLAIAASAQAGRTLDRCSLAREMANLGVPRDQLDKWTCIAQHESDYRTWVVGPANSDGSNDYGIFQINDLYWCQADGRFSYNECGLSCNALLTDDITNSVRCAQKVLSQQGWSAWAVWHYCSGWLPSIDECF; via the coding sequence ATGAAGGCTTTCTTTGCTCTGGTGCTCCTGGCCATTGCCGCCTCTGCTCAGGCAGGTCGCACCCTCGACCGCTGCTCCTTGGCCCGGGAGATGGCCAATCTGGGCGTTCCTCGTGACCAGCTGGACAAGTGGACCTGCATTGCCCAGCACGAGAGTGACTACCGCACCTGGGTGGTGGGACCTGCCAACTCCGATGGATCCAACGACTACGGCATCTTCCAGATCAACGACCTGTACTGGTGCCAGGCCGATGGACGCTTCTCCTACAACGAGTGCGGCCTCAGCTGCAATGCCCTGTTGACAGACGACATCACCAACTCCGTGAGATGTGCCCAGAAGGTGCTCAGCCAGCAGGGATGGTCCGCCTGGGCCGTGTGGCACTACTGCAGCGGATGGTTGCCGTCCATCGATGAGTGCTTCTAG
- the LOC120449715 gene encoding uncharacterized protein LOC120449715 isoform X2 produces MAPSVCEMAGQGQSGPVPPQKAGGSNSSGTNKCGASSLNGSLASYKIGGSEQSWPQAPVYSKENQRPPVYNPEDYVHSLRKFIKASGSAKKLSIYDVCTGPTPKEEASRSATLPAKHSEYKSPIPAPPENDREMSLRQFGSITDLLTKLRADLRVSFPSFVQEFVGTPADGISHLLEVLRAIQMAQASNAPAPMPGASSSLAMTRNPQSYQRRALLDELSCLQCLSICCSRSLDAIARLGNTPVGLMPLASSATGQGIRARILALQLLASACDRQPFGSGSGGQKIASAGHTAVSDAMSTLRLRCSEPVRFRLLVGILNSGGGSGELQCAGVKFLNTFIESAVSIQQRLYIQAELFQAGLDASTLARTISSSSPWLDALKIEVKRFNELHIDVDQMITRARDAERVRSQMVILERRVQILHEEKAVLTSMERRLQERCAELQREIFRLQGTQQQSKFKPVESSHQPVALPRQVPPPKKNKQNSSEHEDEGISSSETGASLSPVPILVLPSKAKTSRKVVEEDEDDAATIEDVIEELDNIVSEAEKQISSQTSSVSRSKMRHHRSVEKDIVPVNIVPQPPRKSRSLAHLVPRTDCSDQEGSDYGMVVHQPGDPDAAERLAAMQSFFDEVDYDAPETDQPAAYQMESPTPDMPEANATATAYNASTNRELLDVIMNARHDEHDPTMQALRKSVQDAAPVIGIPHHPVKVKAPAPPPPTPPAQQFNGVFFMTGMNTPQKYPKPDISAALQARRVTKNVERLEAAFASAHPEALNEAAIGREKSRSNQQIYFTSNLAMRMHDHTGFANPSGGQMQGPTHRTRSHTQGSMSKVTDLPSGLY; encoded by the exons ATGGCTCCCAGTGTGTGCGAGATGGCCGGCCAGGGTCAAAGTGGTCCGGTGCCCCCGCAGAAAGCAGGCGGATCCAACAGCTCAGGGACGAACAAGTGCGGAGCCAGCAGCCTCAATGGATCCCTGGCCTCCTACAAGATCGGCGGCTCCGAACAGAGTTGGCCCCAGGCCCCAGTTTACAGCAAG GAAAATCAACGTCCGCCTGTCTACAATCCCGAGGACTACGTTCACTCGCTGCGGAAGTTCATCAAGGCCAGCGGTTCGGCCAAGAAGCTATCCATATATGATGTGTGCACAGGTCCAACTCCGAAGGAGGAGGCCTCCAGATCGGCCACCTTACCAGCCAAGCACTCGGAGTACAA ATCTCCCATTCCTGCTCCGCCAGAAAACGACAGAGAGATGTCCCTGCGTCAGTTTGGCTCCATCACCGATTTGCTGACCAAGTTGCGAGCTGATCTGCGAGTGTCCTTTCCCAG CTTCGTTCAGGAGTTCGTGGGCACTCCAGCGGATGGTATTAGCCACTTGCTGGAAGTGCTGCGCGCCATTCAAATGGCCCAGGCCAGCAATGCCCCTGCTCCAATGCCAGGAGcctccagctccttggccATGACCAGGAATCCCCAAAGCTATCAGCGCCGTGCTTTGCTGGACGAACTGTCTTGCCT GCAATGTCTGAGCATCTGTTGTTCGCGATCTCTGGATGCCATAGCCCGTTTGGGAAACACACCCGTGGGTCTCATGCCACTGGCCTCTTCGGCCACGGGTCAGGGCATCCGAGCTCGAATCCTGGCGCTCCAGTTGCTAGCCTCCGCCTGCGATCGCCAGCCCTTCGGCAGCGGCAGTGGTGGTCAGAAGATAGCCTCGGCTGGGCACACAGCGGTATCGGATGCCATGTCCACGTTGCGTTTAAGATGCAGTGAACCAGTTCGCTTCCGGTTGCTGGTCGGCATCCTCAACAGCGGCGGTGGCTCAGGCGAACTGCAGTGCGCGGGTGTTAA ATTTCTCAACACATTCATTGAGAGCGCCGTAAGCATTCAGCAGCGTCTGTACATCCAGGCTGAGCTCTTCCAGGCAGGATTGGATGCCAGCACCCTGGCTCGCACCATCTCCTCCTCTTCGCCCTGGTTGGATGCTCTGAAGATCGAGGTGAAGCGCTTTAACGAACTCCACATCGACGTGGACCAGATGATAACCCGGGCCAGGGACGCGGAGCGGGTGCGCAGCCAAATGGTGATCCTGGAGCGAAGGGTTCAGATTCTGCACGAGGAGAAGGCCGTGCTCACGTCCATGGAGCGGCGACTCCAAGAGCGTTGTGCCGAACTGCAGCGTGAGATCTTCCGGCTGCAGGGCACGCAGCAGCAGTCCAAATTCAAGCCCGTGGAGTCCTCCCATCAGCCAGTGGCGCTTCCTCGCCAGGTGCCGCCACCCAAGAAGAACAAGCAGAACAGTTCGGAGCACGAGGACGAGGGCATCAGCAGTTCGGAGACGGGTGCATCCCTGAGTCCAGTGCCCATCCTGGTCCTCCCCTCCAAGGCGAAGACATCGCGAAAGGTGGTcgaggaggatgaggacgacGCGGCAACCATTGAGGATGTCATCGAGGAACTGGACAACATTGTGAGTGAGGCCGAGAAGCAAATCAGCAGCCAGACGAGCAGTGTTTCCCGCTCGAAGATGCGCCACCATCGTTCCGTGGAGAAGGACATTGTCCCGGTTAACATAGTACCACAGCCACCCAGAAAATCCCGGTCCTTGGCACATCTGGTGCCCCGCACCGATTGCTCCGATCAGGAGGGATCGGATTATGGAATGGTGGTGCACCAACCAGGAGATCCCGATGCCGCCGAGCGACTGGCGGCCATGCAGAGCTTCTTCGACGAAGTGGACTACGATGCTCCAGAGACGGATCAGCCCGCTGCCTACCAAATGGAATCACCCACGCCGGACATGCCGGAGGCGAATGCCACTGCCACGGCGTACAATGCGAGCACAAATCGCGAGTTGCTGGACGTGATCATGAATGCGCGGCATGACGAACACGATCCCACAATGCAGGCCCTGCGAAAAAGTGTCCAGGATGCGGCACCCGTGATTGGGATTCCCCATCACCCGGTGAAGGTTAAGGCCCcagcaccaccgccaccgACTCCGCCAGCCCAGCAGTTCAACGGGGTCTTCTTCATGACCGGCATGAACACACCTCAGAAGTACCCCAAGCCAGACATCTCGGCTGCCCTGCAGGCACGAAGAGTCACCAAGAACGTGGAGCGTCTGGAGGCGGCCTTCGCCTCCGCGCATCCGGAAGCCCTCAACGAAGCAGCCATCGGCAGGGAGAAGTCGCGCAGCAATCAGCAGATATACTTCACCAGTAACCTGGCGATGAGGATGCACGACCACACTGGCTTTGCCAATCCCAGCGGTGGGCAGATGCAGGGTCCCACCCACCGCACTCGATCCCACACCCAGGGTTCCATGTCAAAGGTCACGGATCTGCCGTCCGGCCTCTACTAA
- the LOC120449735 gene encoding LOW QUALITY PROTEIN: uncharacterized protein LOC120449735 (The sequence of the model RefSeq protein was modified relative to this genomic sequence to represent the inferred CDS: deleted 2 bases in 1 codon), with product MSGSAPSSIRPLPPGLQKVAIEELNEVPSRVESDIAALKEWLQKQPHLCACHEDQFLLSFLRGSKFSLERAKQKIDRFYSLQGVIPEIFNDQRLVDNDQVLEIIRLGVILRIPLDREDTGPAVTIIRAGSYDISKFKFQDIIRVGSMFGEIMMLEDDNASVSGYLEIMDMSGVTGANLFALQPQLLSKFSAYADEAMPTRQKGIHFINVPKAFETGFKSLLGWFPDKIKERVSVSSDPDAIFERVPKHYLPIEYGGSKGSMKDITTQMEAKLSSYRSYFEDCQHFGSNDKLREEGAVLNPEESHFGLDGSPPVGHRLNRLNCYPYSYLGHKPKPKINAFDKLCLSPWRLLQWAVISFWSIAYRFQLELQIDRVRNQHSFIDRQEKTTKMPSIRPLSPELQKTAIEKLNEVPTKLDDDIAALRDWIKQQPHLKSRTDDQFLVNFLRGCKFSLERTKAKIDRFYTLRTKYPDFYLAHNVDVDKALEIFRLGTIVILPRPLNDNGPRLALLRLASYDPSKYTFQQVNLAGGLMQQIMLDEDDVAIVNGLISILDMSDVTTGHFLQMTPSFAKKMTVFQEEALPLRPQGVHFINTPSGFDTIFNMIKPMMSKKQQGRLYVHGTKWEALYNQIPKQYLPVEYGGENGSIPELVQQWEQRILAYRNYWEEEKNYGTDESLRVGQPVDFESLFGLQGSFRQLNVD from the exons ATGAGTGGAAGTGCTCCTAGTTCCATACGACCGCTGCCGCCGGGCCTGCAAAAAGTGGCCATCGAGGAGCTGAACGAGGTGCCAAGTCGAGTGGAATCGGACATTGCTGCTCTAAAGGAATGGCTGCAGAAGCAGCCTCATCTCTGCGCCTGTCACGAGGATCAGTTCCTGCTGAGCTTCCTGAGAGGATCGAAGTTTAGTCTGGAGAGGGCCAAGCAGAAGATTGATCGATTCTACAGCTTGCAAGGGGTTATTCCGGAGATTTTCAACGATCAGCGATTGGTGGACAATGACCAAGTGCTGGAGATTATTCGATTGGG AGTGATCTTGCGCATTCCCCTCGATAGAGAGGATACTGGTCCAGCCGTGACTATAATTCGAGCTGGCTCCTACGACATCAGCAAGTTCAAGTTCCAGGACATCATACGCGTGGGCTCCATGTTTGGAGAGATCATGATGCTGGAGGATGACAATGCCTCCGTCAGTGGCTACCTGGAGATCATGGACATGAGTGGAGTGACGGGTGCCAATCTGTTTGCCCTCCAACCCCAGCTCCTCAGCAAATTCTCGGCCTATGCGGACGAGGCAATGCCAACGCGCCAGAAAGGAATCCATTTCATCAATGTGCCAAAGGCATTCGAGACGGGTTTCAAATCTCTGCTTGGATGGTTTCCGGACAAAATCAAGGAGAGG GTTTCCGTTAGCTCCGATCCGGATGCAATTTTCGAGCGAGTTCCTAAGCACTATCTTCCCATAGAGTACGGTGGTTCCAAGGGaagcatgaaggatatcacCACGCAGATGGAGGCGAAGCTCTCTAGCTATAGGAGCTACTTTGAGGATTGCCAGCATTTCGGAAGCAATGACAAGTTGCGCGAGGAAGGCGCAGTGCTGAACCCAGAAGAGAGTCACTTCGGTCTGGATGGCTCT CCGCCAGTTGGTCATCGACTGAATCGGTTAAACTGTTACCCGTACTCTTACCTGGGCCATAAACCTAAACCTAAAATAAATGCTTTCGATAAGCTCTGCCTTTCTCCTTGGCGACTACTTCAATGGGCGGTTATCAGCTTTTGGTCGATAGCTTATCGATTTCAGCTTGAATTGCAAATAGACAGGGTGAGAAATCAACATTCGTTCATAGACCGCCAAGAGAAGACCACCAAGATGCCGTCCATCCGACCTCTGAGCCCCGAGCTCCAGAAGACCGCCATTGAGAAGCTGAACGAGGTGCCCACCAAGTTGGATGATGACATTGCCGCTCTGAGAGATTGGATTAAGCAGCAACCGCACTTAAAATCCCGCACAGATGATCAGTTCCTGGTGAACTTCCTGCGCGGCTGCAAGTTCAGTTTGGAAAGGACCAAGGCCAAGATCGACAGGTTCTACACACTGCGGACCAAGTACCCAGACTTTTATCTGGCTCACAACGTCGATGTAGACAAGGCACTGGAGATATTTCGATTGGG CACCATTGTGATCCTGCCACGTCCTCTAAACGATAATGGCCCACGTCTGGCTCTGCTTCGCTTAGCGAGCTATGATCCCAGCAAGTACACCTTTCAGCAGGTGAATCTGGCTGGTGGACTCATGCAGCAGATTATGCTCGATGAGGATGATGTGGCCATTGTGAATGGGTTGATATCCATTCTGGACATGTCCGATGTCACCACCGGGCACTTCCTGCAGATGACGCCGTCTTTCGCCAAGAAGATGACCGTCTTCCAGGAAGAGGCCCTGCCCCTCCGACCACAGGGAGTCCATTTCATCAACACGCCCAGTGGATTTGATACCATCTTCAACATGATCAAGCCCATGATGTCCAAGAAGCAACAGGGACGC CTCTACGTTCATGGAACCAAGTGGGAAGCCCTCTACAATCAGATTCCCAAGCAGTATTTGCCCGTGGAGTACGGAGGGGAGAACGGATCGATTCCGGAGCTGGTGCAGCAGTGGGAGCAGCGCATTCTGGCCTACCGGAATTACTGGGAGGAGGAGAAGAACTACGGCACCGATGAAAGCCTCCGAGTGGGTCAGCCCGTGGACTTCGAGAGTCTCTTTGGACTGCAAGGCTCCTTCCGGCAATTGAATGTGGACTAA
- the LOC120449729 gene encoding lysozyme P, producing MRALLVICALALAAVATQARTMDRCSLARELSNLGVPRDQLAKWTCIAQHESSYRTGVVGPANSNGSNDYGIFQINNKYWCKPADGRFSYNECGLSCNALLTDDITNSVRCAQKIQRQQGWTAWSTWKYCSGSLPSINSCF from the coding sequence ATGAGAGCTCTCCTTGTGATTTGTGCCCTAGCTCTGGCGGCAGTCGCCACCCAGGCCCGAACGATGGATAGGTGTTCCCTGGCCAGGGAGTTGTCCAACCTGGGCGTTCCCCGCGACCAGCTGGCCAAGTGGACCTGCATCGCCCAGCACGAGAGCTCCTACCGCACCGGCGTCGTTGGCCCGGCCAACTCCAATGGATCCAACGACTACGGCATCTTCCAGATCAACAACAAGTACTGGTGCAAGCCCGCCGACGGTCGCTTCTCCTACAACGAGTGCGGATTGAGCTGTAATGCCCTTCTGACCGACGACATCACCAACTCCGTGAGATGCGCCCAGAAGATTCAGCGGCAGCAGGGATGGACGGCTTGGTCCACCTGGAAGTACTGCAGCGGATCCCTGCCCTCGATCAACAGTTGCTTCTAG
- the LOC120449726 gene encoding lysozyme A/C-like produces MKAFIVLLALACAAPAFARTMDRCSLAREMSNLGVPRDQLNKWTCIAEHESSYRTGVVGPENYNGSNDYGIFQINDYYWCSPPSGRFSYNECGLSCNALLTDDITHSVRCAQKVLSQQGWSAWSTWHYCSGWLPSIDECF; encoded by the coding sequence ATGAAGGCCTTCATCGTTCTGCTTGCCCTGGCCTGTGCCGCCCCAGCTTTCGCCCGCACCATGGACCGTTGCTCCCTGGCCCGCGAGATGTCCAACCTGGGCGTTCCCCGCGACCAGCTGAACAAGTGGACCTGCATTGCCGAGCACGAGTCCTCCTACCGCACCGGAGTGGTGGGTCCCGAGAACTACAACGGCTCCAACGACTACGGCATCTTCCAGATCAACGACTACTACTGGTGCTCCCCTCCCAGTGGTCGCTTCTCCTACAACGAGTGCGGTCTCAGCTGCAATGCCCTCCTGACCGACGACATCACCCACTCCGTCCGTTGTGCCCAGAAGGTGCTCAGCCAGCAGGGATGGTCCGCCTGGTCCACCTGGCACTACTGCAGCGGATGGTTGCCGTCCATCGATGAGTGCTTCTAA
- the LOC120449731 gene encoding lysozyme S, translated as MKAFFALVLLAIAASAQAGRTLDRCSLAREMANLGVPRDQLDKWTCIAQHESDYRTWVVGPANSDGSNDYGIFQINDLYWCQADGRFSYNECGLSCNALLTDDITNSVRCAQKVLSQQGWSAWAVWHYCSGWLPSIDECF; from the coding sequence ATGAAGGCTTTCTTTGCTCTGGTGCTCCTGGCCATTGCCGCCTCTGCTCAGGCAGGTCGCACCCTCGACCGCTGCTCCTTGGCCCGTGAGATGGCCAATCTGGGCGTTCCTCGTGACCAGCTGGACAAGTGGACCTGCATTGCCCAGCACGAGAGTGACTACCGCACCTGGGTGGTGGGACCTGCCAACTCTGATGGATCCAACGACTACGGCATCTTCCAGATCAACGATCTTTACTGGTGCCAGGCCGATGGACGCTTCTCCTACAACGAGTGCGGCCTCAGCTGCAATGCCCTCTTGACAGACGACATCACCAACTCCGTCCGTTGTGCCCAGAAGGTGCTCAGCCAGCAGGGATGGTCCGCCTGGGCCGTGTGGCACTACTGCAGCGGATGGTTGCCGTCCATCGATGAGTGCTTCTAA
- the LOC120449732 gene encoding lysozyme A/C-like, whose product MKAFIVLVALACAAPAFARTMDRCSLAREMSNLGVPRDQLDKWTCIAEHESSYRTGVVGPENYNGSNDYGIFQINDYYWCSPPSGRFSYNECGLSCNALLTDDITHSVRCAQKVLSQQGWSAWSTWHYCSGWLPSIDDCF is encoded by the coding sequence ATGAAGGCTTTCATCGTTCTGGTTGCCCTGGCCTGTGCCGCCCCAGCTTTCGCCCGCACCATGGACCGTTGCTCCCTGGCCCGCGAGATGTCCAACCTGGGCGTTCCCCGCGACCAGCTGGACAAGTGGACCTGCATCGCCGAGCACGAGTCCTCCTACCGCACCGGAGTGGTGGGTCCCGAGAACTACAACGGCTCCAACGACTACGGCATCTTCCAGATCAACGACTACTACTGGTGCTCTCCTCCCAGCGGTCGCTTCTCCTACAACGAGTGTGGCTTGAGCTGCAATGCCCTCCTCACAGACGACATCACCCACTCCGTGAGGTGCGCCCAAAAGGTTCTTAGCCAGCAGGGATGGTCTGCCTGGTCCACCTGGCACTACTGCAGCGGATGGTTGCCGTCCATCGATGACTGCTTCTAA
- the LOC120449734 gene encoding lysozyme A/C → MKAFIVLLALACAAPAFARTMDRCSLAREMSNLGVPRDQLNKWACIAEHESSYRTGVVGPENYNGSNDYGIFQINDYYWCSPPSGRFSYNECGLSCNALLTDDITHSVRCAQKVLSQQGWSAWSTWHYCSGWLPSIDDCF, encoded by the coding sequence ATGAAGGCCTTCATCGTTCTGCTTGCCCTGGCCTGTGCCGCCCCAGCTTTCGCCCGCACAATGGACCGTTGCTCCCTGGCCCGCGAGATGTCCAACCTGGGCGTTCCCCGCGACCAGCTGAACAAGTGGGCCTGCATCGCCGAGCACGAGTCCTCCTACCGCACCGGAGTCGTGGGTCCCGAGAACTACAACGGCTCCAACGACTACGGCATCTTCCAGATCAACGACTACTACTGGTGCTCTCCTCCCAGCGGTCGCTTCTCCTACAACGAGTGTGGCCTGAGCTGCAATGCCCTCCTGACCGACGACATCACCCACTCCGTCCGTTGTGCCCAGAAGGTGCTCAGCCAGCAGGGATGGTCTGCCTGGTCCACCTGGCACTACTGCAGCGGATGGTTGCCATCCATCGACGATTGCTTCTAA